TGTCAAAAAAATGTATGGAAACGTTCATTTGCCGAGTTCAATGTGAGATGTGATTTTAACTGCACAGATGTGAGCTGAACTTGGCCACTGGCTTCTTTGATCTGTCTCTCGGAGTCTCTCCTTGAGTTCGTGTTTgcaaactaaaaaaatttcggAGCTTGAGCAGTGGCGGGTAAATATTGACATTACTCCACTAATTGGTTGCCACGTGCACACACTAGGCCCCActcttcaagaaaagaaaatgctgGGTTCAGAGGTTAATACCGCAAAAATcttcaaactagtatacttatgacaaatttattttaaattatttttttacagtAAAAATCTCGAACTGCTATAGCTATAATAAAATTTacattaaattattttcttatcatgaaaaatcttaaaataatacatctatgataaattcatTCGAAACTGATAcccttgtgataaatttattctccattaatttctgttaaattttaccattaaattaATAAGTTAGAGCACACGTAACACTTGACGGATGTACTTAGTTAAGGGTTTTTGCTATTTGCTTGTCACATGTGCATTAATTTGTGTTTTTCCTGATATTAAATTTTACGGaaattaacggagagtaaatttatcatcagtatattaatttgggataaatttatcatcgatatatcaatttaaattttgttatgatagaaaaaataatttatgataattttattacaaatgtatCGATTTCAGATTTTGTGTTACTAACCCTTAATTTAGCTGATACAAGTAGAGATTAGCTAAGCCTGGTAGCATCTTCAACCTTGGGGATTTCGGGTAATTCGCCGTCGTCTGTTTTCTCACAGAAAAACCCCAAAGCTTAAacctatagagagagagagagagaaacgcaGAGAGGACCATGCGTTCGTTGCGAAGTGTAAGAGCGCTCTACGGGAGAtctccttccttctctctctccagttCCAGCCATCACGATGGGCATCTCTCGACTCTGCCGCAGTCGCGCTCGATCTCCTCCACGGCGCGGCTTCAGGATTCATGGATGGACAAGATCAAAGGAGTCTTCACCGGGAAGAAGACTTCTCCAGAAGAAGCCGAGGCCACCGCCGAATCGTTCACGCTTCTTCGTAAGGTCCTTCGCCATGGCAGGCCTTATTTGCGCATTTGAATTCGGTTGAGTTTTGagaggccttttttttttttcattgctagTGTTTCGATAGTCGTCGTGGCAATGGTGGTGACGGTGGGAGTTTTTTGAAGGGTTTGCCGACAAGATGAAGGATGCGACGAGGTTGGGAACCTTCAAGAATTACATGGTCGGGCGAAGCAGTGAAGCGACATTTGTGGATGCTTTCAAGAAGCAGGAAGCGATTCTCCGGTATCTAGGAGGTTTGGACCCTTCTGGAGAGGTTGGTCTTggtcaccatttttttttttttttagtacttgAATTAATGGATGCTCTAAAGAGCCGAAATTTACATACATGGATACTTATATGTAGCAATGAAAGGATACACTCTTACTTGTGAGAAGATGATATCTGGGCAAATCATGTTCTTGGCAGTAGTTAGAGAGGGGAAGAAAGATCAGAAAAGCGTGAGGAGCTGGTGAGAAATGAAATTTGTGAATGGTTGATTTGTCTATTTTGGAGTTTCAGGCTTATGTACTTGTCCGTCTATGTAGTTTCTCGTTCAGTTTTAGGAAGAAAAGGTGAGAGTGGTTACTACAAACTGCGTCTTTCTTTATGTGTTAATGTAGATAACCATCTGTACAGTATGGTTTGTGTGCGGAAAAATGCTTCGTATTGTGAAACTGAGTTTATAGTGTATGACCATTTGAGAATTTAAGACCATTTGAGAAAAATGCGTCGTATTGTGCAATCCTGGAATGACTAACATGGATCCCATATGCGGAGTTCCAACGCCGTTCAAGATTTGCCATGTTTTTTCCATGCTACGTAGACTTTCATGTTTGTCATACGTTACCCTACATACAGATTCTTTGATCGCATTCCCCTATcacaaccttttcttttttctgttaaaGAAATAATCAACACATCGAGAAAATTCACATACAATGAGATGCAAACACTTACTACCTCACCCCTGATATGACTTAGATGATGATTTTCAGCATCTCCAAactaaacaaaaacaagaagcagCAAAGAATTGCAACTGCACAATAGCCGATGTAGAGAATGCACTTGCAAAATTCACTTGGGCAAAGGAAGCAGAAAAGAAGCTGATCCagatgaaggaagaaggaaaaccaGTACCGAAGAGCCTTGCTGAGGTAAATGATTTTCTGTCCCTCAACATCTGTTATCGTCAGACCTTATATGCCTGATCACTACCTGCCCCTGCTTACTGAGAAGTACTGCTATGCTTACGATTTGGACTGTCTTTTTTACACTGAAACTGTAGAAAACTTGAACTTTGAGGTGAGCTTTGGAGGTCAGTTATCACGTATATGATGGCAAACAAATAACCAGAATTCTCTGGTTCTAGAGGTTGGTTATTTCGAATTGGGTACTATGGGCTCATTTAGTCTGTATCCCCGCAATTGTGAGTGTTTTGAGAGGGCTTCACCTAATATTCGTGGATATTctatcggttttttttttgcaaacaacaaGAAAACTCAGTGGGTATGCCTTGAACTGATTCATCATGGAGAGAGAGGATTAATGAGTTCCACATCGAGAATATTTGTTTTTGTAAGTAATACAAATTTTCATGATTGCACCATCTTTATAGTTATACCTTTTAAACTTTTTTGGGGGGCAACTTAAACAATGACAGATCTTTCGAGCCAACATAGTCTACTATTCGCGTGTATCTATTGATTTTTAAGtggaaaaaaaggaggggatatTCTGCTGCAAAAATTTTCGCTaccttttttcatttgaattatACGGactctttccttccttttttactttggcTGTTTACCTTAAGCAGGGTTTCTGAGAAATGGCATGACTGTGGGTTCTGTATTGCAGGTTCAAAAACTAATGGGGTCAACACCATTAGATATAGCTAGGTCTAATCTGGCTAAGAGTGGACAGATAAGCCGGAATGCAATGTGCCCATGTGGTTCTAAGAAGAGATACAAAAGGTAATTTCGAATTTAAAGTAGGATTGCACTCGGTTTATTTGTCTTGAATGGCTATATTTTCACATAACTCACTGAAATTTTGATTTCGTGAATGCACTCTGACTTGCACAGTTAAGTTTGCTCGGAGTTACCACGTGTTAGATTTATATACTAAAATCTGttttcctgccaaaattggtGCTATTACATGGAAAACTGTCTAAGTTCACTTTAAGTTGTATCATACTACTGAAGTTTGAGCTACTCGGACGTAAATTTCGAGTTACCCAGATATTGCTGCTCACCTTActgaaaattggtttttttcttttggtgtgTCATACTTGGATAAGAAGAATTGGAAGTTTGGTTTAACAATCTATATCCATCACCATGATGTATTTGAGTGTAGGTGTTGTGGAAaggattgaagaaattcaagaaCTAAAGAGTATTTTCACCCTGTCCTCAATTTTTAGGATTCTCAGAGTTTCTTGCTGCCTATTTTGTTGGGATTAACTTATGCTGATTCTGCAATCTGGGAAAAAGCTTGGTAATTTAGGGGCCTGGGTTCTAACAAACTGAGAAGGTGTATGGCCACACTAACATGCTGCATGTACTAAAGAACAAGTCCACATCAATTAGATCATGGTTGAGTCAATCGGCATCGTGTAGAACCAATGCACCAATTTGTTTGTTTCCCCTCCATAGCTCTTTTTGAGGCAAGAGTCTGGATGCGCTTAGCTGAGTAACCATGTCGAGGTTGAGGCGATTTGCTTTGCTAGTTTTATTCATGACCACAATGGAATGTTCTTTCCAAGTCCTGAATAATTGACATGGCTGTATTTCAGCTTTTGGACTGAACTGGTTTCACATGATGTTCTATTTCAGCATTATCGCTCTATTTATTGACAAATATGCATATCGAGCTGAAATCTCTCAAAGCAGACTTTGATCAACCGTGTGGAGTCTCAACGTAGGgctgtcaaaaaagcccgaTCCGACTCGAGCTGAACCCGCTTATTTTGGGTCTTGACGGGTCGAGAATTTTTCATGCTCGGGTATTAAGTGAATAATTGGGTTTCATGAACGGTTCGGTTCCAAACCGAAACATGTTAAAATACCCTATGCTATTACAGATCGAGAAGCAAATTCACCGTTCGTTCTCTCGCTCCCAAATCCATCTTCTCAGTTGGAAACTATCCAGCTCCCAAGCCATATCTCCATTGGAGACTCTCCAAGATGGTGAAGCTCTCTTGCTCCTGAATCTATCTTCTCCCATATTGCGAAGCTTTGTCGctcatttttcttctcatcATCTTTGCGTCTACTGTAATAGGTGAAAGAGGGATGGATCCATAGAAAATTATGACCATGAGCAAATCTTTATTCATAATCTCTTATACGGGAAATGTCAATATATACCATTAAGCTTTCACCACGCCATGATGAGATCTCTTAAATGCTAATAGAGTTTTGGCATATGAGCAAAAAGTTGGATGATTTTTAACGGGATGAAGGATTGGTTATGCAACTATATCATAcatgattaatttcaaaaaattcgaaaagttaGACCATAAAAATACAATATATACAAAGGTTGGCAGGTAGAAAATATTTACGGGCACAAAACAAGCTCTCTCTAAATAACTCGGTGTATATACACACATACAAATTTTGTAAAAAGTGCTATGGTCTCTTATTAACAAGTCATAAAAATAACTTTTGTAGTTTTctgcattttatttttcttgttatgTGTAGCTTTGAGAATCGTCAACAAAGTAACGTgttatttcttttgcttttttttcttgttaataccacaaaaaaaacccaaattggtatatatgtgataaatttaccataaattattttcttaaccacaaaaaaccctaaagcgATACGgttgtgataattttaccccaaaccggtgcatctgtgacaaatttactatccGTTAgctttcgttaaatctaaccgttaaaGTGCTAAGTTGTATGACATGTGGTAATTGACGAGTGTACTAGCTTAAGATTTTTACTTTCtgtttgtcatatgtgtatcagtatgaaattttcgtgatattaacccaatttaatggagagtaaatttgtcataagtatactaatttgaagtttttcgtgataaaaaaaaattagtgtatGATAAATCTGTCATATgtataccagtttaagattttttgtggtaaaaaaaataattttgggtaaatttatcacaatggtatcaatttgggattttttgtagtcaaaaaaatgatttgaggtaaatttgtcatatgtgaattaacaatttttcatggtattaatattttttttttgtggtcaaaactTACCTGTTATTTCAGAAAAAAGCAATTTTGTTGTAAGAATTGGCCgaaatcaaaatccaaaaaaaaaaaaaaacgagaagaATATTATCCAAATGCAACTTGTCGAGCATGATGCTACACGGTCCTACTGAACAAATGAgaagccatcttcttcttcatccaccTCCCGCCACCGCCACTCCCTTCCTCGCTTCTTCTTCGCCGTCGCACTCCAACTCCACCAATCTCCTTCGCTACTGGCGACGCCGTTCTGCCAGGCCTCCTTCTCCTCCCGATGCTCTTCCCCGATGGGACTCCAATGCCGAGCCCATCCCCAGCGGACGCTCCGCGTTCGGTCTCGACAGTGAGGTCGACGACGATTGCGATGAcgacggtggtggtggtttCGGGTTCAATGGTGGGAGGAAGCAGAGGGTTTGGTGGTCTGGGTACGACGATGAAGTCGAGGACTTGGAGTTCGAGGGGGACGAGGAGTTTTGGGGATTTAAGGTAATTGCGTTGTGGCCACTCTCGGTTGTGATTGCGTGAGTGACTACATTGGTCTATTGCGTTTGTAAGTGTTTGATCGCTCTCCTTCGCTTGTGGTTCGTTTTGATTTGGCGTGCTTTCCGAAAGAACTGATTTTGAGATTGTGGCAGATGGTTTTTTGCTTTCGTGTTCATTCGTGCTCTTCAGTGAAACTTCATCGGACGTGAGGCAATTTCTTGTATTCTTACTAGGTGGTTTTGACTGAAAGTTCATAGGGTAAGAAGAAGTTGTGTTGTTATGTATTCAAAGAAGATAATCTGGAGGAATCAAAAGCTCTGAACTAACACTTACTTTTCAGAAGAGCAGGATTGGTGAATCAAGTTCGATGAAAGAGACACGTGAATTGCCTGTGGATCATCACGTTCTGTTTTCTTTGTTGCAATCTTTGCGTCTCTCAATTGAACTGAATGAAAACTTCAGAGTCTTCTTCTTACttcatgaatttttgtaatgAAATAACTTGACATGAAGCAGTCCTTTAAGAGTACAACTAGGCCTCTGCTTGTTTCAATGGCAACCTAGGGAATGTCGGCTCAGGATCATAGTAATGGTTATTGTTAGTTACAATGAGTATACTTCCTTTATGAAGGATCCAAGCAAACTTTGAGTGATTCTCACACTGCGCTGCTTTTAGCTGAAATAGTGCACTTGTTCTGTTCTTCCGAATGTTCATATGTGAGTTTCATCTGTTCTCATGTGTATTTTGTCGATTTCTTTGAGTTGTTTGCTATCGAAACTAAATTTTTGCTGAATGCAGGTTTTACAAGCTTTTGGGTGGATGTTTCCGGCCATTGCCATATCATTGCTCCTAGGCACGGGTCCAAATGCGTTCATTATGGCCTTAGCAGTTCCATTGGGACAGACTTTGCTTTCCCTGGCATTTGAGAAAGTGTGGGGAGAGTCGAGCGAGAGGGATAGCTGGAAACCTCGTCCCCGGGCTAAAACCAAGAAAAAACCATTTGTGAATCCCAGAAGCGAAGGCCGAAAAAGCAGAGGGGAACAAGAAAATGGTTCTGCTGATGGGAGGAATGCTTATCAGTCTTGGGTGACAACAGATGGTCCGTATAGCAAGGCAGGCAGCGGAAGTAGGCGGAGGTTTGGTGGATGGGATGAACTAGACGAGAAAGCAGGGACACGGGAGGTTCCTAAGGGCGAAAGGAGTCGAAAGAGATGTGTGCCGTCGAAGCAatcaaagaaaggaaagtttaGTAGGATAGGAAGGGTAAGGGAAACTCCGTTGCTGGTGCGGCTTCTTATTGCTGCATTCCCATTTTTGGGCTTCTGGACAAAGTTACTCTTTTAATTGAGTGAAAATTCAAAGCTGGAGAtactccttttctctcttttttttttttacagtaaaGCTGGGTATAATCTACTAATTACATTCTTGCTTGCTTATGGCTGGAGAGAATGGTCTATCTGTTCCAAGTCAAATGATTGGCATTTTCCTCTGAGCTACACTCTGGTCAGTGGTCGAAACAAAGGCTTTTGTTCATGTACATGTACTGGATAATGTCAGTGATAAAGATTCGATGGAACAACAGATCCCGAGGGAATTGTGACCGACTGCTTTTGATTCtggagcaaagagagagagaaaatgcgTCGTAGGATTTGTTTTTCGAGTAATAGCCAAGTCAGGATACAGAAGGAGACCCTGATTTGTATGGAGCTCAGACAGAGGCATGTGGAAGAGCTTTGGAGGAGGATGTCATGGAAGGACTGTGGCTTTTTCTTATTGAAGATTGCAGGGAATAGAGACTAGAGATTAGAAATTCCCCCATATATATACGGCACTGTAGAGGTTGGGAAATAGGTTACTATAGTGTTCTTCTTTGAACTCCCTAGACTGcttaaaaacaaaattgtccAGAGAAGATGATCAAGGAAGCAAAAATCTCCAATAGCCACGGGCGCAATGCACTGGAAACATCTGTATTCATATGTTTTGGTTTTTGTGAATTATGCACTCCCTAGTCCCTAATAGCCTGGAAGCCCTGATTTGGACAATCGTATGGCAATACCGTAAATTATGTCTTGGCAAGTTCCTGGAGTGTCGATATTTGTAAGCTTTAGGAACGAAGCAAAGCTACACTAGTTGATAGATGAACTCTTCGATATTAGTGGGAAGTGGTTCTATTTGCCTCCATACACTATGATTCCTGCCTTGTGTTGTTTTGAACTAACACGAAACCAGTTAAACAACCTCACACGAAAGGGATTTCATTATAATCGCGATAGAGTTCAAAGGAATTCAGTATAATCTCAGTAGAGTTGAACTTGAGAAAAAGAGATTGGTTGTCTAAGAGTAGGCAGAGACAGGCCATTGTCTAATATCCAAGGTATACATTAATGCGCTCTAGTGGCAAAGTTCGGAAAGAGTTATTATCTTTGGCTTAAAGAAATAGCTAAATGTTTGAAACATTCAAAGAGCCGGACCACTCTGTAGTGCACTTATAAGTGCTCGTATAACATTGCTTGAGACAGGTACAAAAAACTACCAGAAAAGACGACATGCTAACTGTTCTCCAAATGGAAAAGAGCAAGGCTGAAGAACCACATTAGGATTGATATTCTCCATTCAGCTGAGCTTTGTCAATCCGGTGACATTTACCATTTCTCTCCTGCTTAGGGCTAAAATAGTGAATCATTATGATCATAAATCCCAATGGACTAAACTGATAGTTCTTAATCTCCTCAACACTCCACGAATAAAAAGCAGATACGCAAGCAGCACTCATCAGATGGCAGAAGGAGAGAAAATCGGGCAAACCATTTTATACATACTCACGCCGAGCAAATTATTCCTCAGTTACATTCAAACCTCGATCATAAACTTATATTGCAAGAGATGTCCTTCATAGAAACAGCTTCCCCTTTGTCTTGAAAGAGGTATATACACTTGTACATCACATCCTCAATCCCTCCCTCCAAAAAGAAACTGTGGATGCAGAACTGTACAAAACACACCCCACAGTCTCTCTCTGCAGGATCAGAAAGATTACTGTACATCATGAACCCTTTATCCTAAAAAgcttcccttctttcttcctctagtaTACATTTATCATGAATAGATTAATGCCACCATACCAATGAAGTGACGCCATGAACTTTCTATTCACTCTGTGAAGATGTTTCAAGGTGTTGAATTTACTTGAATCTCCAGGGGACGAGAAGAGTTTGGCTGGTCCCGCGCCAGATGTCCATTTGGTTGGTCCAGGTGAGAAGGAATCATAAGCCGCTGCAAGGACTTGAGAGCTCCAGCGAGCTCTGCAAAAGAGGGCCGCAAGTTTGGTTCCCTGTAAAATGACACGAGCAAATGATGAGAACATAGTTCAACAGAACGACTTTTGCGTGCTCATGTTATCTGTGCTCGAATTTTTCTTACGTCAGCCAACATTCCCAAATGATCTTTCCAACCACGGGATCAACTTCTTTGGGGATCTCGAGGCGGCGATTTTGAAAACCTACGGCACCTACAACTTGCATTGGGTTCATCCCAGTCCAAGGCAATCTCAATGTGGCAAGCTCCCAAAGAATGACCCCAAAACTATAGACGTCACATCTGCACAACCCACGAGACATTGCATAAATATTTGCTGCTCCTACAGCTTAAATTTATGACTAGGAAGCACAATGGTTAACCGTCCCACCTTTAGCACCACTTATGATATCAGCACATATTTAGAGCGAATAAAATCTTTTACATAGTTCTCTTAACAAACTGGTTTTCCCTGACAGTCGCACGCAAGATCAAATAAAGACACATCTTCCCAAATTTCTATATGCTAGTCTTCAAGCATCAGCACACAATCAACATACACATTCACTCGACAAGAAGCTTTTGCTTAAGGTATGGcaattccttctctttcttttccttcttcttcttcttttttttttttttttggggggggggggggtggggtgggtgtTTGTGTTGCagttggggaatttttgggggGTTGGTTGTGGTTTGGGTTTGATTTTCTAAGAACCCAGAGATAGGGCCAATCAGAAGGACATTGCCCAAGTACATTCAGATCCCAATACCCAATATCGACAAAAAGTAGGCCAGGAAGAATACTTTTCAGTGGAAGCCTAAGTCATTTCGCAAAACAAGGCCAAATATTATCATTACAACATACAATCAAAGCATGCTCGTGTCAAAACTGAAGTCATTTAGGCTTGACTGTTGCAAAATCTGAGCGCGACAGGAGCTTAAGAAACCTAgtccagagaaaaaaaaattgaagctagCTTAGAAACATGCAACTCACTTTTCATTCGATGGTTCATTGCGGAGAACTTCTGGTGCCATCCACTCAGGCTGACACAATCAAGAACTTCACATTAGGAACAGCTCAAAATCTTGAGAAACATCAGGAATGATTTCTTTCTAATCCTAGTATAAAAAtaaatctggaaaaaaaagaCTCAAGACTTAGCGCATTGTTTGGTAATGCTATGGCAAACTGTTCTTTAGTTTCTCAAGTTGAAATGCTATAAACTTGCTTGTCCAACTGTTCAAGATTTGTACCAGAGAAAGGGGTTTACTTCCGAAATcaccaaaaatgatttttccagTTGTTTTCTCTTCATTTCATCTATAGTTGCTAATGTCTATTTAACTACAATGAAATCTATTAGTAGAAACCATCCAAAGGTCTTTCCCTTTTCCAAAAATAGTTGAATAACTCTCTCTCCATCCTTGGGAACTCTTCGAGAATGATTTCAAGAAAGCTCGCTTATTTACCGTTCCAGCAGTTGACTTGGATGACAAGAAAGTATTGTGCTTCAAGCGTGACAACCCAAAATCACAGACCTGGACAATGGTAGACTTTATTAGTGTGGATGTAAGCAACATTTTAATGCAACACTTTGATCATCAATTACATCAAGATCACAGCACATTTCTGATGGAAATTGCATGACATCAGCAAGTTCGGTTAATCAAGAATCATCCACATCAGCATTCTGATGTAAGTACATGTATGGCAGTGAAGAGTGAGAATGCAAAGTCAGTCCACAAGTTTTCAAGTATCTGAGGTGCTCCCAAAGTAAGGGAACAGAATAttcaagaggaagagaaaaaggcCAAGCAAAGCAAAACATTACTAGCAAAGGGGACAGAATATTCAAGAGGAAGAGACAAAAGCCAAGCAACACATTAGTTGCACCTAAGAGATAGATAGACGATATGCAGGCAAGAGAATAGCTTGATTCGTTATTTAAAGGAGCGAcagaatgaaaataaaagtgTCATGCAACATCGGTAAGTTTTACATACTTTGACATTCCAGTTTTTGTCAACGAGGAGATTTGGTGATTTCAAATCTCGATGAACTATTGTTGGGACGCTAGTGTGCAAGCAATTCATTCCCCTTGCCTGTAAAATTTGCATAAGCACTTAAATTGATTTCACAAAAAGAGATCTCTATATCTCCAATGCCAAAGAGAAGGGAGACAAATTATTTCATACCACATCAAGGGCCATTTTTATCCTACGtttctcatcaatttgacaGTTAGGACGATGTATAATTCTGTACAAGCTTCCCCTGGAGAAGTAAACAATAGTAAAAATCAGACAGCAAAATGAGATTGTCATATGCCATCAAAATAATAACACCCTTTAACCACTGATAGATGAGCTGCATCCCCCTAAAAACAATTGATGTCGCTTCCATACTACCAAGATTTTTTGAGGTACCCAAAATTGTACCTTGGAAGAAACTCGGTAATGATAGACAGATGTGGAGGACGGGTCACGGcacccatgaaaagaacaacatTTGGATGACGCAGTCTACGCATTATCCGCACCTTGGAACAGAAGAACATGATGCATGGTCAGTTATCTTCCTGGATATATTGGAAAAGCATTTCTTGACTCGTTGCTCTGACAAGTCCTCATTTCTTTCCTTGCTAAATaagtaaattgaacaaacaaatcaatcgaTGAACACAACCATTTAGATAGATGTGGATAGTTCATGGAACCCATGAAAGAATGACATTTCATGACACTGTCTACGCATTATCTGCTCGGCACAGAAGCAAAACAACAAGGTGCATAGGAATTTATCTTACAGTAGCGGGATATACTGGAAAAGCATTTCATGTTTGTCTTCAGTTATATTTTTACTAAAAATGCAAACAATTACTGAACGCACTAATTCATTAGCTTCCAAAAATACAAATAGATACACATAATTGAACTAAAAGTGTGATCCAATCTCTCTCCTTTGCTTTCAACTATCAGAATTTGTGTGCCATTCA
The genomic region above belongs to Rhodamnia argentea isolate NSW1041297 chromosome 6, ASM2092103v1, whole genome shotgun sequence and contains:
- the LOC115734208 gene encoding protein translocase subunit SecA 1 isoform X1; protein product: MRSLRSVRALYGRSPSFSLSSSSHHDGHLSTLPQSRSISSTARLQDSWMDKIKGVFTGKKTSPEEAEATAESFTLLRFADKMKDATRLGTFKNYMVGRSSEATFVDAFKKQEAILRYLGGLDPSGEHLQTKQKQEAAKNCNCTIADVENALAKFTWAKEAEKKLIQMKEEGKPVPKSLAEVQKLMGSTPLDIARSNLAKSGQISRNAMCPCGSKKRYKRCCGKD
- the LOC115734208 gene encoding OVARIAN TUMOR DOMAIN-containing deubiquitinating enzyme 7 isoform X2; this encodes MKDATRLGTFKNYMVGRSSEATFVDAFKKQEAILRYLGGLDPSGEHLQTKQKQEAAKNCNCTIADVENALAKFTWAKEAEKKLIQMKEEGKPVPKSLAEVQKLMGSTPLDIARSNLAKSGQISRNAMCPCGSKKRYKRCCGKD
- the LOC115734206 gene encoding uncharacterized protein LOC115734206 encodes the protein MMLHGPTEQMRSHLLLHPPPATATPFLASSSPSHSNSTNLLRYWRRRSARPPSPPDALPRWDSNAEPIPSGRSAFGLDSEVDDDCDDDGGGGFGFNGGRKQRVWWSGYDDEVEDLEFEGDEEFWGFKVLQAFGWMFPAIAISLLLGTGPNAFIMALAVPLGQTLLSLAFEKVWGESSERDSWKPRPRAKTKKKPFVNPRSEGRKSRGEQENGSADGRNAYQSWVTTDGPYSKAGSGSRRRFGGWDELDEKAGTREVPKGERSRKRCVPSKQSKKGKFSRIGRVRETPLLVRLLIAAFPFLGFWTKLLF